The Corynebacterium halotolerans YIM 70093 = DSM 44683 region GGCCTCGCGGAAGCGGTCGGCCTCGTCCATGAGACCGAGAATCTCGTCACGGGACAGGTCGGCGATGGACAGCAGGTGCTTCATCGGGCGTCCTCCCCGGATTCCGCGCCGACACCACGGGTGAGCACGACCGCGTCGCGGCCGTCGATGGCCTCGAGCAGCACGCGCACGTCCTCGGAGCGCGACGTCGGCAGATTCTTGCCGACATAGTCGGCGCGGATGGGCAGCTGACGGTGGCCGCGGTCGGCCAGGACGGCGAGCTGGATCTGCTCCGGGCGGCCGATGTCGCGCAGGGCGTCGAGCGCGGCGCGGACCGTGCGTCCGGAGAACAGCACGTCATCGACGAGCACGACGATCGAGCCGTCGATGCCGCCGTCCGGGATGGTGGTGGGCTTGAGCGCGCGGTGCGGGCCGCGGCGCAGATCGTCGCGGTAGAGCGTGATGTCCACCGCTCCGACGGGCACGGCCACGCCGGAGAATTCCTTGATCTTGCCGGCCAGTCGTTCGGCCAGGGGCACTCCCCCCGAAGGGATGCCCAGCAGGATGATGCGCGGGGCACCGGGTGAGTCCAGTGCCGTCTTCTCGATGATCTGGTGCGCGATGCGTGCGACAGTGCGCGCCACGTCGTCGGAGCCGAGTAGCTCGACGGTGGCAGGTGAAACGTCCTGTTCGCTCATCGTGACCTCCTTCCCCGCCTCTCTGTGCGGTCCTTAAAGGATGTCTGTATGGGTCGAATGGTGTCTATGCTTGAAGACTGGTGCTGATCCTAGCACCGCCGCCACCCCACGGTGGGAACCCCGGAAGTGAGAGGCAGCCCTCATGAGCCTTACCGCCAGCCACGTTGTCCCGGCACCCCGCGAACAGGTCTGGGAGTGGCACACCCGTCCGGGGGCGGCAGCGCGCCTGTCACCCCCCTTCGTGCCCATGACCCCCATCCGGCAGGCCGAGCGGCTCTCCGACGGCACGACGGTCTTCGCGCTGCCCGCCGGATTGAAGTGGGTCGCCCGCCACGACCTGTCCAACTACCTGCGCGGCCGCCGCTTCACCGACGTGTGTGTCAACGCCCCGGTCAAGGCCTTCGCGAACTGGCGCCACCAGCACGAATTCGTCGACCATCCGGACGGCACCCTGATCACCGACACGGTGTCCACCCGCCTGCCGTTCTCCACGATCAAGCCGATGTTCGCCTACCGGCAGCACCAGCTCATCGCCGACTTCCGCTTCCTCGACCGGATCAGCCACCTGCAGCCCGAGCACCCGTTGACCGTCGCGGTCACCGGCTCCCGCGGACTCGTGGGCCGGGCGCTGACCGCGCAGCTGCGCACCGCCGGACACGAGGTCATCCAGCTGGTGCGCAACGAACCGAAGGCCGGGCAGCGTCGGTGGGACCCCTCCTCCCCCGCCGCGGACCTGCTCGACGGCGTCGACGTGCTCGTCCACCTGGCCGGCGAGCCCATCTTCGGCCGCTTCAACGACTCCCACAAGCAGGCGATCCGCAACTCCCGCGTCGAACCGACCACGCAGCTCGCCCGCCTGGTGGCCGAATCACCCTCCGTGACGACGATGATCTCCGGCTCAGCGGTCGGCTACTACGGCGCCGAACCCGGGGAGGACATCCTCACCGAGGACTCCGGGCCGGGTGAGGGATTCCTGGCCGAAGTCGTGCGCGACTGGGAGACGGCCACCGCCGCGGCCACCGGGGCCGGCAAGCGGGTCGTCACGCTCCGCACCGGGGTGGTGCTCTCCGGCCGCGGCGGCATGCTGCCGGTGCTCAAGGCACTGTTCTCCACCGGGCTCGGCGGCAGCTTCGGTGACGGCAATTTCTGGTTCTCCTGGATCGGCCTCGACGACCTCACCGACATCATCGTCCGCTCCGCCCTCGACCCGGCGATCGTTGGCCCCATCAACGGGGTGTCCCCCGAACCGGTGCTCAACCGCGACATGGTGGCGGAGCTCGCCGGGCAGCTGCACCGGCCGGCCGTCATCCCGATCCCGACGCTCGGCCCGACGCTCCTGCTGGGCCGGGAGGGCGCCCACCAGCTGGCGCTGGCCGACCAGCGGGCCGTCCCGGCTGCCATGGAAGCGGCGGGCCACGTGTTCCGGTACCCGACGCTCGGTGCGGCGCTCGCCCATGAACTCGGCGGCGAGGAGCTGTGGGCGGAGCCCAAAGGCGAACCGGTCGGCGAGCTGACCGACTGAGACCTGCCCCCGAGCTCCGGGCGTGCGCAGCTGCGCACTCCTTCTTTCGCCTGCGTTCGCTGGCGGCCATGGATCCCGCAACCGGTGGGTGCATGCGTGGTGCTGATCGCGGGATTCGCCACGGGCCCGACGGGTGGGACAGGACCCCGCCGCTCCCCCGGCGCAGGATCTGCGGGCCGTGTCGCGGGTGGGCGGGGGGACATCCAGCCCCTAGGGTGGACCTGACCACATGTTCTCCATCCAGAAGGACAGAGCAAACCGACGTGACCACGCCAGATCAAGAACGCGTACCCGACACCCCGGTCGCCCCGGTGACCCCGCAACGGGTCGCCGACATCCTCGAGGCCGAGGGCCTGCAGTACCGGCTCGAATCCACCCCCGTGCCCTCCGCCGAGGAACCCGCCACCGTCGTGCGCACCGGCTTCAGCAACGCCGCCATCGCCTTCAGCGTGGACGGTGACCACCTCGTCTGCGACTCCCTGTGGCGCGGCCAGGTGCCCACCACCGACGCCCCCCGACTGCTCGGCATCGCCAATGAGTGGAACCAGACCCAGTTCACCCCCACCCTGCGGTTCTTCGAGTCATCCGACGGCGGGCTGGCCGTGAGCGCCCACCGTCAGATCAACACCGCCGAGGGGCTGAGCCGCAACCAGATCGGCGCCTTCGTCATGTCCACCCTCGACACGATCGTCGGCGCATTCCAGTGGGTGGAAAACCAGCTCCCGGAGCTGGTCACCTGGGAGGAGAACCATGAGCACTGATCAGAACACCACCGCCGACGTCCCCGCCGAGGTCACCCTCGACCGGATCATCACGGTCATGGACGGTTTCGACATCGAGCTGACGCGCCACGAGAACCATGACGTGGCCACCGCGAACCTCAACGGCACCCCCGTGACCTTCGCGCTGCTCGGCTCCGTCTTCATCGTCCGCGCCGACTCCGTCACCGATCAGAAGCTCTCCGACGGGGATCCGACGCTGTACCTGGCGGCCAATCAGGTCAACTGCGTGAGCTTCGGCGCCCGCGCCGCCGTGGTGGACCGGGCCGAGCAGCTCGTCGTCCGCACCGAGCGCGACGTCCTGGTCGCCGCGGGCATGACCGACCCGCAGCTGACGGCCTCCCTGCGTTCCGCCGTGGACGGGGTGCTCGCTGCGCAGGACGGCATGCTCGCCGCCGCCCAGAAGCTGCAGGCGGTGCGCGCCGCCCACGAGGACGAGGCTGCCCAGAACTAGCATCCCGCGGCCTCTGCGTCAGCTCTCGGCGAGGCGCCGGCGCTCCTCCTCGACATCGAAGTGGGGCTCGGGCCAGTCCATGTCAAAGCTGCGCAGTGCGTCCAGCAGCAGGTGTTTGACCACCATGCGGGCGTAGTCCTTGTTGTCGCCGGGGACGCAGTACCAGGGGGCGGCGTCCGTGGAGGTGCGCGTCATCGCGATCTCGAAGGCCTCCATGTACTCGTCCCACAGCAGGCGCTGGGTGATGTCGTCGGGGTCGTACTTCCAGTGCTTGTCGCGCCGTTCGAGGCGTTCCGCCAGGTTCTCCCGCTGGAATTCCTTCGAGATGTGCAGCATCACCTTGACGATGCGGACGTGGCGTTCGGCCAGCCCGTTCTCGAAGTCGACGATCGCGCCGTACCGACGCTCGATCTCGTCCGCGGGGCTGAGCTGCTGCACGCGGTGGACGAGCACGTCCTCGTAGTGGGAACGGTCGAAGACCACGATGCGCCCCGGCTCCGGCTCGTGTTGGCGGATCCGCCAGAGGAAGTCGTGCGCCTGCTCCTGCTCGGTGGGGCGGCCGAAGGCGACGGTGTCGACGCCCTGCGGGCTGAACACCTTGAAGACCTTGCGGATGACCCCGCCCTTGCCCGAGGTGTCCATCCCCTGCAGGATCAGCAGCACCGCCCCGGTGTGGTCCTCCCGCAGGGCGTTGGCGTGCAGCATTCTCTGCAGATCCTTGAGCTCGTCGTCGGGCCCGTCGAACGCCCTGTCCAGTTTCTTCTCCCCACCCGTGAATCCGGGGGTCGAGGCCGGGTCGACGTCGCGGAGGCGGAAACCCTCCCCGACCCTGAGTGCGAGTGCGTCCTTGACCGTGAAATCGCTCATGCCCCGATGGTAGGGAAATCCGCGGGCTGGCCGCAGGGACGACGACGCCCTCCCCGCCGTCACAGGTGGGGAGGGCGTCGAGGCACCGGGGTGCTAGACCCGGTTCTCGCCTTCCGGCAGCTCCGGAACATCCGCGGGATCCGCGTCGGTGGGCTCCGGCGACGCGTCGGCGGTCTGCGGGGTCTCGGGGGCCTGGGGGGCCTCCGGCAGCTCCGCGACATCGGCGGGCTCCGCTTCCGAATCGGCGACAGTCTCCGGCGTGGCCGTCTGCAGCGGGTTGCCCTCCGCGGAGGACTGCGCGACGTCGTCGAGCACGGCGTGGATGTAGGGCGGCGCGACGTTGTTGGAGTACTCGCTGGCCAGCTCAACGCCCTCGACGACGGCGGTCGCCTTCGGGACGTCCGGGTTGTGCAGCAGTTCCCACACGGCGACACGCAGGATCGCGCGGTCGACGGCCGGCAGCCGGTGCAGCTCCCAGTCCACGGAGAGGTAGCGCTCGATGGTCTCGTCGATGCCGTCGAGTTCCTCGGCCGCCCCGGAGATGATCGTCCGGGTGTAGTCGGCGATGGGGGCGACGGCGGCGTCGGGCTGGCGGGCCAGCTCGACGCGGTCCTCGACGATCGCAACCGGGTCGACGTCGCGGGCCTCGGCCTCGAAGAGGATGTCCACCGCGCGGCGGCGGGCGCGGTAGCGGGCCCCGTGGCGGCGGAAGTCCCGCTGGGACTTCGCGTCCCGGCCGGCCGGGGTGTGCTGGGTGTCAGGTGTGTGGCTCACAGTGCGATTCTGCTAGTTGGAGACTCGGGAGAGGTACGAGCCGGAACGGGTGTCGACCTTGACGACGTTGCCGGTCTCGATGAACAGCGGGACCTGGATCTCAGCGCCGGTCTCGAGGGTGGCGGGCTTGGAACCGCCGGTGGAGCGGTCGCCCTGCAGGCCCGGATCGGTGTGCTCGATCTTCAGATCCACGGAGACCGGGAGTTCGGCGAAGAGCGCCTCGCCCTCGTGGAAGGAGACCTGGACCTGCATGTTCTCCAGGAGGAAAGCGGCGGCGTCGCCGAACTTCTCCGGGGAGAGCTCGACCTGCTCGTAGTTCTTGTCGTCCATGACCACGTAGGCGGAGCCGTCGTTGTACAGGTAGGTCATGTCACGGCGGTCGACGGTGGCGGTCTCGACCTTCACGCCGGCGTTCCAGGTCTTGTCGATGGTCTTGCCGGAGACGACGTCCTTGAGCTTGGTGCGCACGAAGGCGGGGCCCTTGCCCGGCTTCACGTGCTGGAACTCGACGATCTGCTGCAGCTTGCCGTCGACCTTGAGCACAAGGCCGTTCTTGAAATCGGCGGTGGTTGCCACGAAAGTACTCCCTCGGGGTAGTGGACCTGGGTCTTCAACTGCACCAGACTACACCACCCGTAGCTCCTTGCCGACAGGGGTGATGATCTGCGGCGCACCCGCGGTGATCAGCAGGGTGTCCTCGATGCGCACGCCCCCACGCTCCGGGATGTAGATGCCGGGCTCAATGGTCAGGGTCATGTCCTCGGCGAGATCGCCGGCGCCCACGCGCGACGCGGACGGGCCCTCGTGCACCTCCAGACCGATGCCGTGGCCGGTGGAGTGCACGAAGTACTCACCGTAGCCGGCCTCCTCGATGATCGCCCGGGCCGCGCGGTCGACCTCGACGAGCGGGGTACCCGGGGTGGCCGCCGCGATGCCCGCGAGCTGGGCGCGCAGCACGACGTCGTAGATCTCGCGCACGAAGTCGCCGGCCTCCCCCATGACCACCGTGCGGGTCATGTCGGAGTTGAAACCACGGGCATGCGCCCCGAAGTCGATGGTGACGGGATCACCGCCCTTGATGACGCGGTCACCGGCCGAGTGGTGGGGCTTGGCGGAGTTCGGGCCGGAGGCGACGATCGTGTCGAAGCTGGTCCGCTCCGCGCCGAGCAGACGCATGCGGTACTCGAGGTCGGCGGCGACGTCGCGCTCCGTGCGTCCGACGGCCAGCTCACCGGCGTCGAGCAGCTCCTCGAAGGCGCGGCAGGCCAGCGCGGCCACCTCGGTCAGACGTTCACGCTCGACCGGATCCTTGCGCAGGCGGATGTCCTCGATCACACCGGTGACCGGCACCAGCGTGACGTCCTCCCGGCAGGCCTCCCGCAGCTGCTCCAGCTGGGCGACGCTGACATAGTCGGCCTCGAAGCCGATGCGGCGGGGACCTTCGATGCGCCCGAGCAGCGCCTCCGCGCAGGGCCGGGCGATGACGGCCTCGATGTCCGGCACCTCCTCGGCGATCTGCGTGCGGTAGCGGCCGTCGGTGGCGATCTCGGCGGTGAGATCCTTGGCCAGGACGAGCGCTGCGTTGGAGCCGGAGAACCCTGACAGGTAGCGGACGTGGATCAGGTTCGTGACCAGCATCGCGTCAATGCGCTGCCCGGCCAGACGGGCCGACAGGGCGCGCCGGCGCGTCAGGAAACGAGTGTCCGCATAAGCCATGGAAAACCTCCGGTTGGTCGTGACGGCGTCCGTCCCCGGCGTCTGCCATGGACGGCCTGCGACGCCTCGGGAGAGGG contains the following coding sequences:
- the pyrR gene encoding bifunctional pyr operon transcriptional regulator/uracil phosphoribosyltransferase PyrR, which gives rise to MSEQDVSPATVELLGSDDVARTVARIAHQIIEKTALDSPGAPRIILLGIPSGGVPLAERLAGKIKEFSGVAVPVGAVDITLYRDDLRRGPHRALKPTTIPDGGIDGSIVVLVDDVLFSGRTVRAALDALRDIGRPEQIQLAVLADRGHRQLPIRADYVGKNLPTSRSEDVRVLLEAIDGRDAVVLTRGVGAESGEDAR
- a CDS encoding TIGR01777 family oxidoreductase, whose amino-acid sequence is MSLTASHVVPAPREQVWEWHTRPGAAARLSPPFVPMTPIRQAERLSDGTTVFALPAGLKWVARHDLSNYLRGRRFTDVCVNAPVKAFANWRHQHEFVDHPDGTLITDTVSTRLPFSTIKPMFAYRQHQLIADFRFLDRISHLQPEHPLTVAVTGSRGLVGRALTAQLRTAGHEVIQLVRNEPKAGQRRWDPSSPAADLLDGVDVLVHLAGEPIFGRFNDSHKQAIRNSRVEPTTQLARLVAESPSVTTMISGSAVGYYGAEPGEDILTEDSGPGEGFLAEVVRDWETATAAATGAGKRVVTLRTGVVLSGRGGMLPVLKALFSTGLGGSFGDGNFWFSWIGLDDLTDIIVRSALDPAIVGPINGVSPEPVLNRDMVAELAGQLHRPAVIPIPTLGPTLLLGREGAHQLALADQRAVPAAMEAAGHVFRYPTLGAALAHELGGEELWAEPKGEPVGELTD
- a CDS encoding YbjN domain-containing protein, whose product is MTTPDQERVPDTPVAPVTPQRVADILEAEGLQYRLESTPVPSAEEPATVVRTGFSNAAIAFSVDGDHLVCDSLWRGQVPTTDAPRLLGIANEWNQTQFTPTLRFFESSDGGLAVSAHRQINTAEGLSRNQIGAFVMSTLDTIVGAFQWVENQLPELVTWEENHEH
- a CDS encoding YbjN domain-containing protein, whose translation is MSTDQNTTADVPAEVTLDRIITVMDGFDIELTRHENHDVATANLNGTPVTFALLGSVFIVRADSVTDQKLSDGDPTLYLAANQVNCVSFGARAAVVDRAEQLVVRTERDVLVAAGMTDPQLTASLRSAVDGVLAAQDGMLAAAQKLQAVRAAHEDEAAQN
- a CDS encoding PPK2 family polyphosphate kinase translates to MSDFTVKDALALRVGEGFRLRDVDPASTPGFTGGEKKLDRAFDGPDDELKDLQRMLHANALREDHTGAVLLILQGMDTSGKGGVIRKVFKVFSPQGVDTVAFGRPTEQEQAHDFLWRIRQHEPEPGRIVVFDRSHYEDVLVHRVQQLSPADEIERRYGAIVDFENGLAERHVRIVKVMLHISKEFQRENLAERLERRDKHWKYDPDDITQRLLWDEYMEAFEIAMTRTSTDAAPWYCVPGDNKDYARMVVKHLLLDALRSFDMDWPEPHFDVEEERRRLAES
- the nusB gene encoding transcription antitermination factor NusB; the encoded protein is MDILFEAEARDVDPVAIVEDRVELARQPDAAVAPIADYTRTIISGAAEELDGIDETIERYLSVDWELHRLPAVDRAILRVAVWELLHNPDVPKATAVVEGVELASEYSNNVAPPYIHAVLDDVAQSSAEGNPLQTATPETVADSEAEPADVAELPEAPQAPETPQTADASPEPTDADPADVPELPEGENRV
- the efp gene encoding elongation factor P; the protein is MATTADFKNGLVLKVDGKLQQIVEFQHVKPGKGPAFVRTKLKDVVSGKTIDKTWNAGVKVETATVDRRDMTYLYNDGSAYVVMDDKNYEQVELSPEKFGDAAAFLLENMQVQVSFHEGEALFAELPVSVDLKIEHTDPGLQGDRSTGGSKPATLETGAEIQVPLFIETGNVVKVDTRSGSYLSRVSN
- a CDS encoding aminopeptidase P family protein → MAYADTRFLTRRRALSARLAGQRIDAMLVTNLIHVRYLSGFSGSNAALVLAKDLTAEIATDGRYRTQIAEEVPDIEAVIARPCAEALLGRIEGPRRIGFEADYVSVAQLEQLREACREDVTLVPVTGVIEDIRLRKDPVERERLTEVAALACRAFEELLDAGELAVGRTERDVAADLEYRMRLLGAERTSFDTIVASGPNSAKPHHSAGDRVIKGGDPVTIDFGAHARGFNSDMTRTVVMGEAGDFVREIYDVVLRAQLAGIAAATPGTPLVEVDRAARAIIEEAGYGEYFVHSTGHGIGLEVHEGPSASRVGAGDLAEDMTLTIEPGIYIPERGGVRIEDTLLITAGAPQIITPVGKELRVV